The genomic interval TGTGAAAGGTGTTGTCGCTGGATGTTGTGGAACGATTGTTGCACAGCGTGACATCAACGGTTGGGCACTGCGTTTTGATGGTAGGAATGCCGGACAGGAAATGGAATTCATTGTCACACCCGGATGGCAAGGCGATGGCGGTTTCGGTGCTCCCAAGTTTGATAAAGGGAAGTGGCATCATCTGGTTGGCGTTGTCGCTGACAAAAAGATGCTACTCTATGTTGATGGTGAATTAGAGAAAGAACAAAATTATAACGGACCTATGACAACCGGCGGTTCAGAAACTGAGATTGGTAAAGCGAGTGACGGTGGCTTTGTAGGCATCATCGACGAAGTTATGATTTACAGTAAAGCCCTTTCAGCAGATGAAGTCGAACAAATCTTCGAAGCGGAGGGTCTTCCCGTACAACCCCAAGGTAAACTCGCGACCCGTTGGGCGCAACTTAAATCTTCACGCTAAAGTAATACGCCCTCTTGATAGGGCGGATTTTTGTAGATTCGCCCATCTCTCCTCGCCACAAATTTTGCTGTCCTGTGCGAACTTTTTCACAATTTCTTTGACATCAATTCGCTTCTATGCCATACTAAACAAGTAAGTTCGGGCTTAATTCCAACTGTGGATAGCGATCAGGCGTTTGTTCCTGTCGCTTAGACTTCACCTGAGAAAGGAGTCTTTCGGCATCGTTTACAAGCCGAAAATTTGCCATCAAAATTATGAAACCTGTAAAAGTAGGTGTAATTGGGTGCGGTGTGATCGGAAGTCGGCATCTCAGTATCGCATCAGAGGCATCGCATATTGAGTTAGTTGCCGCAGCGGACCTCATCGAGGCAAACAGAACACGTGCCGCTGAGCATTTCAGCCCACCCAAAATGTATAGCAACGACGTTGATTTACTCAACGACGATGATGTCGAAGCAGTTGTCCTCGCATTTCCGACGCAATACCGGACCGCCATCGCCCTGCGTGCATTTGAAAGCGGCAAGCACGTGCTGATTGAAAAACCGATCGCGATGAATGCAGGTGAGGTTGAACAACTCATCGCGGCACGGGGTGACTTAATTTCAGGGTGCTGTTCCTCACGGAAGCGTTTCACGGCATCCGCCCGGCTTGCAACGGAACTCATCACGACGGGTGGTCTGGGTGAACTCCGTACCGTTCATTGCCGCGCCATCGTAGGTGCAGGAAAAAAGCCGGACACACCCCGTCCCGCCTGGCGATTGATTAAGGCTCTCAACGGTGGCGGTATCCTTGTTAACTGGGGATGCTACGACCTCGACTACCTACTCGGTATCACAGGATGGCAACTCAAACCACAAACTGTATTTGCGCAAACATGGACCGTGCCGCAGGTGTTCACATCGCATATCGCTCCCGGCTCCGATGCTGAAACGCATTATACTGCGATTATCCGTTGTGAGGGCGGTATTGTGCTGAGCGTGGAACGCGGTGAGTTCATGACGATGCATTCGCACGCAGATTGGGAAATTATCGGCACAGAAGGCTCCCTTAAACTGAATATGCAGGACGGAAAACCGGAAAGCATTATCCATAATCGCACGGCAACAGACGGCGGTGTAGCGTCTACATCCCTGACAGAAGCGGATGAAACATCCGAAACGGAACACAGCACGCCGTTGTCTGATTTCGCCGCCGCTATTCGAGAGAATCGTCGACCCTCAACGAGTTTGGAAAAAGCCCTTGTTGTTCAGAAAATAACCGATGCAATTTACGCTTCCGCAGAAACAGGAACTGCTGTGGAGATAGGAGGATAATATGAAACCCCGTGGGTTAACAATATTATGCAGTATTTGCTTGAGTCTCATTATTGTCCCGTTTGGCAGTGCCGAAATTAACATCGACGACTTTGCTGGCATCTGGCTCTTTGATGAAGGGAAAGGAGCAATTGCTAAAGATTTCACCGAGAACGGGAACGATGGGGAATTTGACGGCCCCAAATGGATAAATGGAAAGTTCGGCAAAGCACTGGAATTCGATGGAAGTCCGAAGTATGTCATTATTGAGCATAACGACCTCTTCAACTTTGAGGACGATGATTTTACTGTCGGATGCTGGATGAATTCGGAAAATAAAGATGCATACGTCGTGATCAAACGGAACGGCGGTGCTGGATTCTGGGCGATGAGTTCAAGTATTGACAGAGACACCGGTTTCTTCATCTTCGAGGGGGGTGGAAATCACATCGACGATGGCAAAACCGATATCGTTGGAAACGGTTGGCACCATACCGTCGCTGTTCGCAAGAAAGGCGTTATCTCCTTGTATGTGAACGGCAAAAAGGAGACAGAACGGAATGTCGGCGCAAATATGGATAACCCGGCTATTCTGAAATTCGGTGGCTGGGGTAGCGAAAATCTTATTGGCGGATTAGATGAAGTCTTTATCACGAAAAAAGGCGTGGCGTTAGAAGAGGAGGACATCCAACTCCTTGCGGAGGAAGGCTGGGAGGCGGCATTAGACGTTTCGGCGAAAGGTAAATTAGCGACGACTTGGGCGACATTGAAAGCCCAGTAGATGCCAGTCCGTTCTATTACGTTCGGCACACAACATAGAAATCGCACAAAATGCGGACAAATTCCAGTTTCCATCTCTCTGAAAGCCATCTCCTGACGAAAGCGTTTCAAGAGAATCGGAGCCTCGTGGTATTGATCAGCTACGATGGCAAACGATATGTCAGGATTCGCAAAGTGACGCAGTACAACCTCTTGATCCAAGACGAGTTACCGATCTCTAAATTAGAGGTTGTTATGGCTTACGCTAGCGAGGACCAGACGCGTATAAAGCCTGATCACCTACTTGACAATCAGGTGAAAGCACTCAACCAGAAGCCGATCAAAAAAATCAGGGACCGGCGGATCGTTAACATGGTCGTCGCTGTGGGTGATCCAGTGAGGATCGTCCTGCGAACTGGTGACGTTGTTACAGGGTTCTGTAAAGCGGTTTCGCGATACAATATCCTGCTGGACGTTAGAGGTGCCTCTGTGCTGATCTATAAGCACGGCATTCATGAATTGAAGAATTACAGAACGCCGCCATCCAGTTAGAAAGATCGACTCTATTCTTTAATCCCCGTTCCCTGAGGATGTGGGTGGGAATAAGTTCCTGCCCTTTCTATTTATACAAAAAATTTCTCGGCAACCTCGGCTATGAAATTCTTGCCCATAACTCGGTAGCCCTCCGCATCTGGATGTAGGGCATCTGGGAGCAGATGTTCGTAATCAGTCCCAAACACACGCAATCCATCAACGTAATGGACGTTCCGATCCCCGTGCGATTGAAGCGCCTCAGCAGCGGCTTGCACCTCCTCACGCATCCCCTTGAGATGGAACCCTACGGTGTTTGGCGTCTCCTCCCTCGGTGGGGAATAGATAGGCGACATCAGGACGAGCGGTATATCTGGATGTTTCTCACGGACAATCTGGACTGTCCCGATAATTGCGGGACGAAACGCACGTGGTCCTAAACTGGATGCGCCTTGAATGTTAATGCCGAGACACATCGAGATATAATCGGCAGGCAGATCACGGATCATCCGTGCCACCATTGCATCGAGATGGCACTGTCCACCGTAACCAAGACAGGTTAGATTCAAATCGTGTTGACGTGCGACAATCGCGGGCCATGTCTGTGTCGGCGATGCCGCTGTCCGACACTGTGTGATAGAACTGCCATAGGTCACCCATCGGGGTCGAGTGTCGTTGAACGGGTTTAGGGTCGCGCCATTATCTATCTCCAAGTTGCGGAGTTGAAAACTTCCGAATTGGGGTAGCCACAACTCAATCAATTTTTCCTCACCAGACAACCCGTCAAAAGCAAAACTGTCTTTTTGCGTTAGGTCAAGCGAGGCGACAATTTCACCCTCACAACAGAGATCCAGCATCCCGCTTTCGTTCTGCGGTACGATACTGCCCGAAATTCGTGTCGTATTGCTCCGAAAACTGATGCGAACGCCCGCGGGCATCGCCGAACGTTCCAGTAGCGGCTCTGGAAATAGGACATGCATCGGGTGCGGTGTGCGCCACGGCATCACCCACGCCTCGGTTTTCTGCAGAGAGACAGCCCCCTGCCACGTTAATTGCGGTGCATCCGGCTTCAATTGCATTGTGTTCTCCCTTACTCCTAAGCAATTAGAGAGTGTCAACTAAGGCGCGCAGTTGCCGCACCCCCTTCAACATATTCTCTGGTTGTCCCCAGTGCTCAATGCTTGCGGCACCAGTGAATCCGTCAGCGACAAGCGTCTCTAACAACTGCTTATAGTGCAACCCTGTGTCGCCAATCGGATCAAGATTTTTCTCACTATTGGGTTTCACATGGACGTGCCGTACCAATCCCTTAATATGGGCGTACCCCTCTGGCAAGGGGTTTTCTCCGCAGTGCATTCCGTTGTTGACATCCCAGCACGAGGTTAGGGCAGGACTATTTCCGAGTGCATCGATAACAGCGCGCGTCTCTTCACAGGTTCCGGCGAGACAGGCACTTTCGTTTTCAAAACAGAGTGTAACGTTCGCGGACTCTGCAACCGGAACCACGAGCGAGAGTTTCTCAACGATGCGTTCCATATAGTCGTTAATATCCGGGCGTGGCGCGCCTTTGATACGGCGATTCGGATTCCAAAACGTAAATCCTCGAATGATTTGGGTATCAAATGCGTGTGCCAACGTCGCCATCCGGTCAAAATGGCGTCGATGCTGTTCGTATTCCTGCGGATCGTCAATGGCGCATTTACCGAAAGGTGATCCAACACTCGCAACACGGACATTATAAGCACTAAGCACATCTTGAACACGCTTCACATCATCATCGTCAATCTCGGTCACGTGCTTTCCCCAAACCCCGCCGCGGATTTCGACGGTATTTGCCCCGGCTTGAACACCGAGCTTAATGGCTTCCTCAAAATCGGTTTTAGAAACCTCATCAGCAAAATAGCAAACATCAATCATTTCAAAAAATGTCTCCTAAAATTTCTTCAATTGTGCAAGTATTGGCTCAGGACCAACGCGCTTACCACTCTTGACATCGAGATATTTCCACGCGATGTTACCATCCTGATTAACAATATAGGTCGTTGGGCGTGCCACCTCGACTTCACTTGGGTCAATGACATTATAAGCAGCAATCGTCTTGGTATTTTCATCCGAGAGCAAGAGATAGGTGGCTTGAAGCATCTGCTGCGTTGAATTAACAGTTGCTATCGGATCAGCACTGATAGCGATCAGTTCGGCACCTTCGGCTTGAATGTCTTCATACCCCTCCTGCAACTCACCGAGTTGCGCTCGACAGTCGGCTCATGTGCCGGTGCGGTAGAAAACAATAACGAGTTTCTGCCCGCGATACTCCGAAAGACTATGGAATTCCCCATCACCATCTGGAAGCGAGAAATCGGGTGCGAGTGCGCCGAGGTCCAATCCTTCACCCATAGGGAGTTTTTTCGCTGCGTCCTCTGGCGCTGTTACAACATGGGTTGTCCGCTCTGCGTTGCCACAAGCAGAAAAGCAAAAAATAATATAAGCGCACAGAATTGAGAAAGGCACTAAATCAGCCTTCCTCGAAAATGGCAATTTCAGGTTTACAATCCAATTGTTCATCAGTTTAGATTGCATGTTTCACGTCTCCCTTCATCGTCCTGTGAGTGCATCCAGTGCCGGACATCGGCGCGCATCTCTTCAAGAATTGGGCGCATCTCCGTATTGAACGCCAAATTGTTGAACTCATACGGGTCCGTCGTCACATCGTATAATTCCTCTACAGGGTGATGTTGTGTGAGATAAACGAGTTGTGCCGTTTGCGGATCGGTTTCGGCTTTTTCGACCCAACTGTTCCACACTTCAGCGTGGCTTTCTGGAATGCCTGCAACCTCAGTGAAGTGGGTTGTCCATCTGTTTTCAGGCATCAGGTTCAAGATGTATTTGTAGCGTGTCGTGCGGACGCAACGCTGCGGGAATACATTCATGTTTCCGTCGCGGGTATGTGTGCCGTAGATTTTATCGCGGAAAGTTGTTTGTCGTCCGAGCAGGACATTCTTAAAACTCTTGCCATCTAAACCATCCAATGGTTCGCCACCAGCGATGTCTATGAGCGTCGGGAAGAAATCAACGTGCGAAACCATCGCATCCGAGACAGTGTTGGCTGGAATCTCGCCGTGCCACTTTGCGAGAAACGGTAGACGGATACCGGTGTCATACAAGGTCCATTTACAGTGGGGCCACTCGGCACCGTGGTCGGTCGTGTAGATAAAGAGTGTATTATCGGCATACCCGTGTGCTTCTAACATTTTATCGACCTCGCCGATGCGGGTGTCCATCGTGGTGATGTCCTGATAGTAGTTGGCAAGTGCACTCCGAGCGATAGGCGTATCGGCAATATAGGGCGGTAGCGACAAGGTATCTGGCTCATAGATTTTGTTCGGTTCCCACGTAACATGTGGATTGCTATCGCCAAGGATGAGACAGATGGGTTGATCTGGATTCTCTTGTCGATGGCTTGAAAGAAAGCGTTCAACGGGCGCGGTGTCAAGCCCTTCTGCCCGATATTTCCGGTTATGTTCGGAGCACTTTGGAAGGAAACCCCCGATATACTCAAAATCGAAGAGTGTCTCCGGCTTCACATGCGTTTTTCCGGCGATCGCCACGCGATACCCGAGTTCTCGAAGTGTCTGCGGCAATGCCTCAAGATGGGCGTGGCACTCTGTATGATTGCCCATCGCACCGTGTCGAGCAGGATAAAGCCCTGTATAGAGTGTCGAACGGGAAGGGGCACATGTCGGTGTCGGTGTGAAAGCGTGTGTAAAACGGACTCCCTCAGCAGCGAGACTATCCAGATGTGGGGTTTGGATCTGTGTGTTCCCGTAACAACCGAGGTATTCCCAACCGTGATCGTCAGACAGGTAAACAACGATATTCGGCTTCTTCAATGCCATGGGTTAGTCGTCCTTAGCAGGTGGAAACGGCTTCGGTGGTTCAGCGGGTTTATTTTTCATAATGACAACTTCGGGCGGGAATTGGGTGCACACTTTACCGCTCTTCATTACCCATCGGAAGTTATGCCAACGATTACGCGTCTTAGAAATCTCTGGATTTGTATAGACCCCGGCGACAGCAATACGGCTCTTTTCGCTCTTGTTCGGCGGACTATAGTGCCACAGACTACTGTGCCAAATGACGACATCTCCGGTATCCAATTCAATATGATGGGTCCCGTGCTTTTCGATCATCTCCTGAACGGCTTCACGCGGCAGTTCACCGTGTATGCTATCGGGATACAAGACGTGTTCAACAATCTCGGTTTTGTGGCTACCGGGGATGAACTGCATGCATCCGTTCTCGCGCGTCGCCGGTTCAAGGGGTATCCAGAAGTTGAAAGGTTCCGTTTCCCCATCACGCCAGAGTCCGTTGTCTTGGTGCCACGGCGTTGCGGCACCGGTACGCGCGGGTTTGAGGAAGCAACTGTTGAACTTCATGATGATATCGTCGCCGAGGAAATAGCGTGCGATGTTGAGCACTGCCGGACCGGCGTGGATGTTGTGCCATATCAGCGGAGATTCGACACAGAAGTTGGCGAGTTTACGAAAGCGTGCGATACGTCCCTGTGGTGAATCGTCCATCGGATCCATGGGATCGTAATCGGCGAATTCACCAGCGTTGGGTAGCATAAGGACGTTGCGAATGACACCGCGGAGTTGTGCTGCCACATCCTCTGAAATAAGATTTCGGAGGATAAAGTAGCCTTCGGTTTCATATTGTGCCTTCTGTTCAGC from Candidatus Poribacteria bacterium carries:
- a CDS encoding LamG domain-containing protein; the encoded protein is MFLRISVLTLFIACLFAVAPLTFAQLPLDGVVSYWSFDDGTIAGGTVEDVLGDNDGELEGNPKQISGKVGKALEFSGENFVHIPGTASLEFSGEKEMSVVAWVNADSDSPVKGVVAGCCGTIVAQRDINGWALRFDGRNAGQEMEFIVTPGWQGDGGFGAPKFDKGKWHHLVGVVADKKMLLYVDGELEKEQNYNGPMTTGGSETEIGKASDGGFVGIIDEVMIYSKALSADEVEQIFEAEGLPVQPQGKLATRWAQLKSSR
- a CDS encoding Gfo/Idh/MocA family oxidoreductase, with the protein product MKPVKVGVIGCGVIGSRHLSIASEASHIELVAAADLIEANRTRAAEHFSPPKMYSNDVDLLNDDDVEAVVLAFPTQYRTAIALRAFESGKHVLIEKPIAMNAGEVEQLIAARGDLISGCCSSRKRFTASARLATELITTGGLGELRTVHCRAIVGAGKKPDTPRPAWRLIKALNGGGILVNWGCYDLDYLLGITGWQLKPQTVFAQTWTVPQVFTSHIAPGSDAETHYTAIIRCEGGIVLSVERGEFMTMHSHADWEIIGTEGSLKLNMQDGKPESIIHNRTATDGGVASTSLTEADETSETEHSTPLSDFAAAIRENRRPSTSLEKALVVQKITDAIYASAETGTAVEIGG
- a CDS encoding LamG domain-containing protein translates to MKPRGLTILCSICLSLIIVPFGSAEINIDDFAGIWLFDEGKGAIAKDFTENGNDGEFDGPKWINGKFGKALEFDGSPKYVIIEHNDLFNFEDDDFTVGCWMNSENKDAYVVIKRNGGAGFWAMSSSIDRDTGFFIFEGGGNHIDDGKTDIVGNGWHHTVAVRKKGVISLYVNGKKETERNVGANMDNPAILKFGGWGSENLIGGLDEVFITKKGVALEEEDIQLLAEEGWEAALDVSAKGKLATTWATLKAQ
- a CDS encoding GDSL family lipase — protein: MQLKPDAPQLTWQGAVSLQKTEAWVMPWRTPHPMHVLFPEPLLERSAMPAGVRISFRSNTTRISGSIVPQNESGMLDLCCEGEIVASLDLTQKDSFAFDGLSGEEKLIELWLPQFGSFQLRNLEIDNGATLNPFNDTRPRWVTYGSSITQCRTAASPTQTWPAIVARQHDLNLTCLGYGGQCHLDAMVARMIRDLPADYISMCLGINIQGASSLGPRAFRPAIIGTVQIVREKHPDIPLVLMSPIYSPPREETPNTVGFHLKGMREEVQAAAEALQSHGDRNVHYVDGLRVFGTDYEHLLPDALHPDAEGYRVMGKNFIAEVAEKFFV
- a CDS encoding sugar phosphate isomerase/epimerase; this translates as MIDVCYFADEVSKTDFEEAIKLGVQAGANTVEIRGGVWGKHVTEIDDDDVKRVQDVLSAYNVRVASVGSPFGKCAIDDPQEYEQHRRHFDRMATLAHAFDTQIIRGFTFWNPNRRIKGAPRPDINDYMERIVEKLSLVVPVAESANVTLCFENESACLAGTCEETRAVIDALGNSPALTSCWDVNNGMHCGENPLPEGYAHIKGLVRHVHVKPNSEKNLDPIGDTGLHYKQLLETLVADGFTGAASIEHWGQPENMLKGVRQLRALVDTL
- a CDS encoding peroxiredoxin family protein, whose amino-acid sequence is MQEGYEDIQAEGAELIAISADPIATVNSTQQMLQATYLLLSDENTKTIAAYNVIDPSEVEVARPTTYIVNQDGNIAWKYLDVKSGKRVGPEPILAQLKKF
- a CDS encoding redoxin domain-containing protein, whose amino-acid sequence is MQSKLMNNWIVNLKLPFSRKADLVPFSILCAYIIFCFSACGNAERTTHVVTAPEDAAKKLPMGEGLDLGALAPDFSLPDGDGEFHSLSEYRGQKLVIVFYRTGT
- a CDS encoding sulfatase, yielding MALKKPNIVVYLSDDHGWEYLGCYGNTQIQTPHLDSLAAEGVRFTHAFTPTPTCAPSRSTLYTGLYPARHGAMGNHTECHAHLEALPQTLRELGYRVAIAGKTHVKPETLFDFEYIGGFLPKCSEHNRKYRAEGLDTAPVERFLSSHRQENPDQPICLILGDSNPHVTWEPNKIYEPDTLSLPPYIADTPIARSALANYYQDITTMDTRIGEVDKMLEAHGYADNTLFIYTTDHGAEWPHCKWTLYDTGIRLPFLAKWHGEIPANTVSDAMVSHVDFFPTLIDIAGGEPLDGLDGKSFKNVLLGRQTTFRDKIYGTHTRDGNMNVFPQRCVRTTRYKYILNLMPENRWTTHFTEVAGIPESHAEVWNSWVEKAETDPQTAQLVYLTQHHPVEELYDVTTDPYEFNNLAFNTEMRPILEEMRADVRHWMHSQDDEGRRETCNLN
- a CDS encoding phytanoyl-CoA dioxygenase family protein gives rise to the protein MRRWQPNAEQKAQYETEGYFILRNLISEDVAAQLRGVIRNVLMLPNAGEFADYDPMDPMDDSPQGRIARFRKLANFCVESPLIWHNIHAGPAVLNIARYFLGDDIIMKFNSCFLKPARTGAATPWHQDNGLWRDGETEPFNFWIPLEPATRENGCMQFIPGSHKTEIVEHVLYPDSIHGELPREAVQEMIEKHGTHHIELDTGDVVIWHSSLWHYSPPNKSEKSRIAVAGVYTNPEISKTRNRWHNFRWVMKSGKVCTQFPPEVVIMKNKPAEPPKPFPPAKDD